A stretch of Mucilaginibacter terrae DNA encodes these proteins:
- a CDS encoding restriction endonuclease subunit S: MVDNNNIITSNRSPRFRQDWKFAKLKNVAQVNFSTVDRHEYDSENSVAVCHYPQAYKNEIISQSTILSSGTCTDNEKSQYLLKRGRIILTKDSESAEDIGIATYISEDIPNAVCGYHLALIVPDENLVDPLFLFWYLKSQKVRYYFTINANGVTRFGLSKSAIQNVEVPLPPLEEQKFLGTYLLEKIKNCDEILKGKETIISLLREKKFSLITEAVTKGLNKNVLLKESSQAWLGRVPKHWNLKKNKFLFKIKKNIAGELGYNVLSVTQKGIKIKNINSNKGQISFDYSKYQLVEPGDFIMNHMDLLTGYIDISKWSGVTSPDYRVFYVIDNNSCNKYYLYLFQLCYINKIFYGLGQGVSQLGRWRMPSHEFNDFIVPSPPLFEQVEIVEYLDNLTGNIDALIVQELATIDLLNEYRTSIISESYSRND, encoded by the coding sequence ATGGTAGATAACAATAATATAATTACTTCAAATCGATCTCCAAGATTTCGTCAAGATTGGAAATTTGCTAAATTGAAAAATGTGGCGCAGGTAAATTTTAGTACAGTAGACCGTCATGAATATGATAGTGAAAATTCCGTTGCTGTTTGCCACTATCCTCAAGCTTATAAAAATGAAATAATTAGCCAATCAACTATTTTGTCTTCAGGGACCTGTACTGACAATGAAAAAAGTCAGTATTTATTAAAAAGAGGTAGAATAATTTTAACAAAAGATTCCGAGAGTGCTGAAGATATTGGTATTGCAACTTACATTAGTGAAGATATACCTAATGCTGTTTGCGGATATCACTTGGCATTGATTGTTCCTGATGAAAACCTTGTTGATCCACTATTCTTATTTTGGTACTTAAAATCCCAAAAGGTAAGGTATTACTTTACGATAAACGCTAATGGCGTAACAAGATTTGGATTAAGTAAATCGGCAATTCAAAACGTTGAAGTTCCGCTTCCGCCGTTAGAAGAACAAAAGTTTTTAGGTACTTACCTATTAGAAAAAATAAAAAACTGTGACGAGATTCTTAAAGGTAAAGAGACAATTATTTCTTTACTAAGGGAAAAAAAGTTTTCATTGATAACTGAAGCTGTAACAAAAGGACTTAACAAAAATGTGTTACTGAAAGAAAGCAGCCAAGCTTGGCTAGGCCGAGTACCTAAACATTGGAACCTGAAGAAAAATAAGTTCCTTTTTAAGATAAAGAAGAATATCGCGGGAGAATTAGGGTATAACGTCTTGTCTGTCACTCAAAAAGGAATTAAAATTAAGAATATCAATAGTAATAAAGGTCAAATCTCATTTGACTATAGCAAATACCAATTAGTTGAACCTGGAGATTTTATTATGAATCATATGGATTTACTAACTGGATATATTGATATTTCCAAATGGAGTGGCGTGACAAGTCCTGATTATCGAGTCTTTTATGTAATTGATAACAATTCTTGTAACAAATACTACTTATATCTCTTCCAGCTTTGTTACATAAATAAAATCTTTTATGGGTTAGGCCAGGGGGTATCACAACTTGGAAGATGGCGAATGCCCAGCCATGAATTCAATGATTTTATTGTACCAAGTCCTCCACTTTTTGAGCAAGTTGAAATTGTAGAATACCTCGATAACCTTACTGGCAACATTGATGCTTTAATAGTTCAGGAATTAGCGACAATTGATTTACTAAATGAGTACCGCACTTCAATTATAAGCGAATCGTATTCACGAAATGATTAA
- a CDS encoding MAE_28990/MAE_18760 family HEPN-like nuclease, whose protein sequence is MNSNGIASNLENDIQADIIERKELLLQTKTFHLRNSLNANDQQYFLNYSFPIIYSVWEGFIQTTFQTYVREINRLNLRMEEYCDSLKIYNLELRVKQLKKYPSELNKKVAMISKLQQIINSESFQISPIVDTKSNVGFDVLNDILASFNLTPIPDYLRPRYSIAIELDRFLLKIRNDIAHGNNAIVVTTDDVSRAIAIVELLMDEVFERLKNGFIHDLSFKA, encoded by the coding sequence ATGAATAGTAATGGAATCGCTTCCAATTTGGAAAACGACATTCAAGCTGATATCATTGAAAGAAAGGAGCTTCTTTTACAAACGAAAACATTTCATCTACGAAACTCCTTAAACGCCAATGACCAACAATATTTCCTTAACTATTCCTTTCCTATCATTTATTCTGTTTGGGAGGGATTTATTCAAACCACATTTCAAACATATGTAAGGGAAATAAATAGGCTGAATCTTCGAATGGAAGAATATTGCGATTCCCTTAAGATTTACAATTTAGAATTAAGAGTTAAGCAGCTAAAAAAATACCCATCAGAGCTTAATAAGAAAGTAGCAATGATTTCTAAATTGCAACAAATAATTAATAGTGAATCTTTTCAAATAAGTCCAATCGTGGACACAAAAAGCAATGTGGGCTTTGATGTCCTAAATGATATACTAGCAAGTTTCAATCTTACACCAATTCCTGACTATCTCAGACCGCGATATTCAATTGCAATTGAATTGGATAGATTTTTATTAAAAATAAGAAATGATATTGCCCATGGCAACAATGCAATAGTTGTTACCACGGATGACGTATCTAGGGCAATAGCCATTGTTGAATTATTAATGGACGAGGTTTTCGAACGATTGAAAAATGGGTTTATTCATGATCTGAGCTTCAAAGCCTGA
- a CDS encoding DUF262 domain-containing protein, whose amino-acid sequence MNPDNLKKQIEEQRNLLNTDRLDLSFGEIISLYERKELIIKPAFQRYFRWHEEQRSRFIESILLGIPIPPIFVAEDGDGVWELVDGLQRVSTVLSFFGLLNTTDEGIRKKNNWVLTSGDRVETLEGFDYLTLPIALQRNIKRATCRVEILRWNSSYDMRFELFNRLNTGGSPLTPQEIRNCIYRDISSKFNDFLKELANEKIFKDLISLDYEQYEQLYNEELALRFISLFNNSGNIRISIAHHMTEFMKSALENNEFDYRRYRNVFMEVFSLLSPLKNKIFRQRDGRFATSLYDVITLGVAENLAFYKTQSPEVILSKIDNEVRQDAVLLKFSRKGGNNQITRIQNRIKEAKRIFSNE is encoded by the coding sequence ATGAACCCAGACAATTTAAAAAAACAAATCGAAGAACAAAGGAATCTTCTTAATACTGATAGGCTTGATTTGTCATTTGGAGAAATAATCAGTTTATATGAACGTAAAGAACTTATTATCAAACCAGCATTTCAAAGATACTTTCGCTGGCATGAAGAACAAAGAAGCCGTTTTATCGAGTCTATATTGCTTGGCATTCCAATTCCACCGATTTTCGTCGCTGAAGATGGTGATGGCGTTTGGGAATTAGTGGACGGCTTACAAAGAGTATCAACAGTCCTTTCTTTTTTTGGGCTTCTCAATACGACGGATGAAGGTATAAGGAAAAAAAATAATTGGGTATTAACATCTGGGGACCGTGTTGAAACTTTAGAAGGATTTGATTACCTGACACTGCCAATTGCACTACAAAGAAATATTAAAAGGGCTACTTGTAGGGTTGAGATTTTAAGATGGAACAGTAGTTATGACATGAGATTCGAACTATTTAATCGGTTAAACACAGGTGGATCACCATTAACGCCTCAAGAAATAAGAAATTGTATTTATAGAGACATTTCGTCAAAATTTAACGATTTTTTGAAAGAATTGGCCAATGAGAAAATTTTTAAAGATTTAATCAGCTTAGATTACGAGCAATACGAACAATTATACAACGAAGAGTTAGCATTAAGATTTATATCTCTTTTCAACAATAGTGGCAATATTCGAATAAGCATTGCACATCACATGACTGAGTTTATGAAGTCGGCGCTAGAAAATAATGAGTTTGATTATAGACGATACAGAAATGTATTCATGGAGGTTTTCAGTTTGTTGTCGCCACTTAAAAACAAGATTTTCCGTCAAAGGGATGGCCGGTTTGCGACTTCTTTATATGACGTAATTACCTTAGGTGTTGCTGAAAATTTGGCTTTTTACAAAACTCAATCTCCTGAAGTTATCTTGTCAAAAATTGACAATGAGGTGCGGCAAGACGCGGTTTTATTAAAGTTTTCTCGTAAGGGTGGCAACAATCAGATTACAAGAATTCAAAATAGAATTAAAGAAGCCAAACGAATTTTTAGTAATGAATAG
- a CDS encoding DUF262 domain-containing protein: MEMIEIFCDVNHSLYFKQINLITMSNYTLDTGKKYIKEIFASHCFYNIPEYQRPYVWGEDQISALLDDITSAMEHDKNKEYFLGCMIWNTKKVKEGDIEYVCQDILDGQQRFITLYLLQAVIRDFSTSKQLHDKVQERMLQEEDQFDGIPKRSRIEFQIRYDKNFIDNHIIIKGSTSDNIAFIEEIAVNKESSTSIKNMANAILSLRKWWLRKFDDLDGEEAIQKYLYDFYNYLSLKVLALYLATPDNLDDAYNLFTVLNSRGLQLQVSDILRAQNLRVIVDEKQRKEYAKLWETYESSIDAPYKSFDEFLWAMVFIKMKYRSDDNLSLTKAFNFMYERKVIQKGSDTFDFIGRYIKHFEAVTSNNFQSDDTGCFFSNLNYILTSTFGSTYIAPLMHYRECFGEYRIVEFILKLDNLCSASWLLGHRGLQSRIFMMLRKMDDLTKSVHLPKQAADEFLNSDILKYEYQDEKASTALDMEKLYELFDKEKWGSFSGTKINKTRYLLLKLDLLLSNFHTQLYFNKTISSVEHLIPQKIEGTSWDIREEDHKQWLHKLGNIILVDRKKNSSLSNLPYAQKSVRYAGAIENRANTNYIFITYKDWNIETVHFNHFRVNKLLKDYYSGNSLKTLKEIKKNLNQSSMNYTDYIEKTV, from the coding sequence ATGGAAATGATTGAGATCTTTTGTGATGTCAATCATTCTCTTTATTTTAAACAAATTAATCTTATTACAATGTCCAACTACACTTTAGACACAGGTAAAAAATATATAAAAGAAATTTTTGCGTCTCATTGCTTTTATAATATTCCTGAATATCAACGCCCTTATGTATGGGGTGAAGATCAAATTTCAGCGCTTTTAGATGATATCACTTCAGCAATGGAGCACGATAAAAACAAAGAATACTTTTTGGGATGTATGATTTGGAACACCAAGAAAGTTAAGGAAGGAGATATCGAATACGTTTGCCAAGACATTTTAGATGGACAACAACGATTTATAACATTGTATTTGTTACAAGCTGTTATAAGAGATTTTTCAACTAGTAAACAATTACATGACAAAGTTCAAGAAAGAATGCTTCAAGAGGAAGATCAATTTGATGGGATACCTAAAAGAAGCCGGATTGAATTTCAAATCAGGTATGACAAAAATTTTATCGACAACCATATAATAATTAAAGGAAGTACTTCTGATAACATAGCATTTATTGAAGAAATTGCGGTCAATAAAGAATCGAGTACATCGATAAAAAATATGGCTAATGCAATTCTATCTTTGAGAAAATGGTGGTTAAGGAAGTTCGATGATTTAGACGGTGAGGAAGCAATTCAAAAGTATTTATATGATTTTTATAATTATCTGTCATTAAAAGTTTTGGCCTTATATCTCGCCACACCCGATAATTTAGACGACGCTTATAATTTATTTACTGTATTGAATAGCCGAGGTCTTCAATTACAAGTTAGTGATATTCTTAGAGCTCAAAATCTGAGAGTAATTGTTGATGAGAAACAAAGGAAAGAATACGCAAAACTATGGGAAACTTATGAAAGTAGCATTGATGCCCCATACAAATCATTTGATGAGTTCTTATGGGCGATGGTTTTTATAAAGATGAAATATAGAAGCGATGACAATTTAAGTCTAACTAAGGCTTTTAATTTTATGTATGAACGAAAGGTCATTCAAAAAGGCAGTGATACATTTGATTTTATAGGCCGGTATATAAAGCACTTTGAAGCGGTTACAAGCAATAATTTTCAAAGTGATGATACTGGATGCTTCTTTTCAAACCTCAATTACATCTTAACTTCAACATTCGGTAGCACATACATTGCGCCGCTTATGCATTATAGAGAATGTTTTGGTGAATACCGTATTGTAGAATTTATATTGAAATTGGATAATTTATGCTCAGCTTCATGGCTCTTAGGACATAGAGGGTTGCAGTCAAGAATCTTTATGATGTTGCGCAAAATGGACGATCTTACAAAATCCGTTCATTTACCAAAACAGGCGGCAGATGAATTTTTAAATAGCGATATATTAAAATACGAATATCAAGATGAGAAAGCATCTACAGCTCTTGATATGGAGAAACTTTATGAATTGTTTGATAAAGAAAAATGGGGAAGCTTTTCTGGTACAAAAATCAATAAAACTCGATACTTGCTTTTAAAACTAGATTTATTATTAAGTAATTTCCATACTCAATTATACTTTAATAAAACAATTTCTTCTGTAGAACACCTAATACCTCAAAAAATCGAGGGAACTTCTTGGGACATTCGTGAAGAGGATCACAAGCAATGGCTTCACAAACTTGGAAATATCATTTTAGTTGACAGAAAAAAAAATTCCTCTCTAAGTAACTTACCCTACGCACAAAAGTCGGTACGTTATGCTGGCGCAATCGAAAATAGAGCCAATACTAATTATATTTTTATTACCTATAAAGATTGGAATATTGAAACCGTTCATTTTAACCACTTTAGAGTTAATAAACTTTTGAAAGATTATTATTCAGGTAACAGTTTAAAGACTTTAAAAGAAATTAAAAAAAATTTAAACCAAAGCAGTATGAATTATACTGATTACATTGAAAAGACGGTATAA
- a CDS encoding site-specific integrase — MQTSQSFGIHFTTRPDKAKDGKEPIYACVTVNRQRAYIALKQNVDPKNWDSGKGTAKGNKDEVKSINNYLEEVRLAIGSSYKELHLKRKMLSAKAVKDLYLGAEQEVYSMSRLFSYHNESSTTDLKWSTLKHYYVTQRYLIKFLNIQFNTSDIYLHQLDYKFVKDFEVFLRNHKPKDHQKPLNNNGVMKHIIRLKKMVNLALNLQWINNDPFATYKLKIQKVNREQLSELELNAIEEKKFGIERLEMVRDMFVFCCYTGLSYVDVSNLGPEHIVTGADGDRWIRTCREKTLIPVIVPLLPKALIILDKYKNNERALYDGRVFPKISNQKVNSYLKEIADRCDITKNVTFHIARHTFATTVTLSNGVPIETVSKILGHTKITTTQIYAKVIERKLKEDMDNLRLRISK, encoded by the coding sequence ATGCAAACATCACAGTCGTTCGGTATTCATTTTACCACCCGTCCGGACAAAGCCAAAGACGGAAAAGAGCCTATTTATGCATGCGTGACCGTAAATCGCCAGCGTGCTTACATCGCCTTAAAGCAAAACGTTGATCCTAAAAATTGGGATAGCGGTAAGGGCACAGCCAAGGGAAACAAGGATGAAGTCAAATCCATTAACAATTACCTGGAGGAAGTTCGGTTGGCCATTGGCAGTAGTTATAAAGAGTTACACTTAAAAAGAAAAATGCTGTCGGCAAAAGCCGTTAAAGATTTGTATCTCGGTGCTGAACAGGAAGTTTATTCCATGAGTCGTCTTTTTAGCTACCACAATGAATCTTCTACTACCGACTTGAAGTGGAGTACCTTAAAGCACTATTATGTCACCCAGCGCTATTTGATCAAGTTTTTGAACATACAATTTAACACCAGTGACATTTACCTGCATCAACTGGATTATAAGTTTGTGAAAGACTTTGAAGTTTTTTTGAGAAACCATAAACCGAAAGATCATCAAAAGCCACTTAATAACAACGGTGTTATGAAACATATCATACGCCTAAAAAAAATGGTAAACCTTGCACTGAATTTACAGTGGATAAATAACGACCCTTTCGCTACTTATAAATTGAAGATCCAAAAGGTAAATAGGGAGCAATTATCTGAATTAGAACTGAATGCCATTGAAGAGAAAAAATTCGGTATTGAGCGCCTGGAAATGGTTAGGGACATGTTTGTCTTTTGCTGCTATACCGGCCTATCATACGTTGATGTTAGCAACTTGGGACCAGAACACATTGTAACTGGTGCTGATGGTGACAGATGGATTAGAACATGTCGGGAAAAGACTCTAATTCCTGTTATAGTACCATTGTTGCCAAAGGCTTTGATCATTCTTGATAAGTATAAAAACAATGAGCGCGCCTTATATGATGGGCGCGTATTTCCCAAAATATCAAACCAAAAAGTAAATAGCTACCTTAAAGAAATAGCTGACCGGTGCGACATAACAAAAAACGTAACCTTCCATATTGCCAGGCACACATTTGCTACCACTGTAACTTTATCTAATGGTGTGCCGATTGAAACGGTGAGTAAGATCTTAGGACATACAAAGATTACAACTACGCAAATTTATGCTAAGGTTATCGAGCGAAAACTTAAAGAAGATATGGACAACCTCCGGTTAAGGATTTCGAAATAA
- a CDS encoding site-specific integrase, protein MKTQSKFSVYFTLRMDKEKAGCAPLYVAITLNKEKSMVALKKQIAVGLWDTGKGLARGHKEEAKDLNRYLNEVRTVITNIHNDLQLKGKAITASTIKGLFLGEEEHGYTLTKLIAYHNEVSNKVLNPATLKHYSVSQRYLIKFLKAKYSVDDIALKDLDFEFIQDFDSFLRNHKPLDHHRPLSNNGVTVHMIRLKKMVHLAHNLAWISRDPFDSYKLRMKKVSRQYLTEAELSRIELKSFGTERLDMIKDIFIFCCYTGLTYVDLMNLKRTNIVINSDDDAWIRTYREKTSVPVNIPLLSRALKILKKYDGNERALYNGTVFPVISNQKVNSYLKEISEICAVHKNLTFHMARHTFATTVTLSNGMPIETVSKILGHTKIATTQIYARVVERKLKEDMQMLQKKLNPI, encoded by the coding sequence ATGAAGACTCAATCGAAGTTCAGCGTCTATTTTACGCTGAGAATGGACAAGGAAAAAGCAGGTTGTGCACCGCTATATGTTGCGATCACCCTGAACAAGGAAAAAAGTATGGTCGCATTAAAAAAACAAATTGCGGTTGGTTTGTGGGACACAGGCAAAGGGCTTGCACGCGGACATAAGGAAGAAGCAAAGGATCTCAACCGTTATTTGAATGAAGTCCGGACAGTGATCACGAATATTCACAATGACCTTCAGTTAAAGGGAAAGGCGATCACTGCTTCTACGATCAAAGGTCTCTTTCTTGGTGAGGAAGAACATGGGTATACGTTAACGAAGTTGATCGCTTACCATAACGAGGTTTCTAATAAAGTACTTAATCCTGCCACTTTGAAACACTATTCCGTATCCCAGCGGTACCTGATCAAATTTTTAAAGGCGAAGTACTCAGTGGATGATATAGCATTAAAGGACCTCGACTTTGAATTCATTCAGGATTTTGACAGCTTTTTACGTAATCATAAGCCACTTGATCATCATCGGCCATTAAGCAACAATGGCGTTACTGTTCACATGATCCGTTTAAAAAAGATGGTTCATTTAGCGCATAATCTGGCATGGATATCCCGCGATCCTTTTGATAGTTATAAACTGCGGATGAAAAAAGTTTCGAGGCAATATTTGACGGAGGCTGAACTCTCACGGATAGAGTTAAAATCCTTTGGTACCGAGCGCTTGGATATGATTAAAGACATCTTCATTTTTTGCTGCTATACTGGATTGACTTATGTCGATCTGATGAATTTGAAAAGAACAAATATTGTGATCAATTCGGATGATGATGCCTGGATAAGAACTTACCGGGAAAAAACAAGCGTGCCGGTGAACATCCCTCTCCTATCACGTGCTTTGAAAATTCTTAAAAAATATGATGGAAATGAACGTGCGTTATACAACGGTACTGTATTCCCGGTTATCTCTAATCAGAAGGTCAATAGTTACTTAAAAGAAATATCGGAGATCTGTGCCGTGCATAAAAATCTGACTTTTCATATGGCCAGGCACACCTTTGCCACGACAGTAACATTAAGCAACGGCATGCCAATTGAAACAGTTAGTAAAATTTTGGGGCATACCAAAATTGCAACTACCCAGATATATGCGCGGGTCGTAGAGCGCAAACTGAAGGAAGACATGCAAATGCTGCAAAAGAAATTAAATCCAATTTAA
- a CDS encoding MOSC domain-containing protein: MIRISELYIYPVKSLGGIALQEAKVTSRGLEHDRRWMLIDDNKQFLSQRKYPQMALFKLQLLPNGIQVLHQPSGNSTIIPYQPQTSEAVDVVVWDDVCNGTYVSAELDKWFSQILNISCRLIHMGDSHIRQVDPRYAGPEHITSFADGYPMLLVSEGSVADLNTRLAEQISVKRFRPNVVITGAEAYHEDRMQHFEVSGINFYGVKPCARCVMIGVNPDTADSGTEPLKTLSSYRRINHKVMFGQNLIHNGTGTLRVGDVVKQLSVGEGLQFSLAANA, from the coding sequence ATGATACGTATTAGTGAGCTTTATATATATCCGGTTAAGTCATTGGGGGGCATTGCTTTACAAGAGGCTAAGGTAACCAGTCGCGGACTGGAGCATGATCGCCGATGGATGCTGATCGATGATAATAAACAGTTTTTATCGCAACGCAAATATCCGCAAATGGCCTTGTTTAAACTACAGCTATTGCCAAACGGCATACAGGTTTTGCACCAACCCAGCGGCAATTCAACAATAATACCTTACCAGCCGCAAACCAGCGAAGCGGTTGACGTTGTGGTATGGGATGATGTCTGTAATGGTACCTATGTAAGTGCAGAACTGGATAAGTGGTTTAGCCAAATACTCAATATAAGTTGCCGCTTGATACATATGGGCGATAGCCACATCAGGCAAGTTGATCCGCGCTATGCCGGACCAGAACATATAACCTCCTTTGCTGATGGATACCCGATGCTGCTGGTAAGTGAAGGATCTGTTGCCGACCTCAATACCCGCTTAGCCGAGCAAATTAGCGTAAAGCGTTTCAGGCCTAATGTGGTAATTACCGGTGCTGAGGCTTACCATGAAGATCGTATGCAGCATTTTGAAGTATCGGGCATAAATTTTTACGGCGTAAAGCCCTGCGCCCGCTGTGTAATGATAGGTGTTAACCCCGATACCGCAGATTCAGGTACTGAACCGCTTAAAACACTTTCCAGCTACAGGCGCATAAATCATAAAGTAATGTTTGGGCAAAACCTTATCCATAATGGCACTGGTACATTAAGGGTTGGCGATGTAGTTAAACAGCTTAGCGTAGGAGAGGGGCTGCAGTTTAGCCTGGCCGCAAACGCTTAA
- the msrA gene encoding peptide-methionine (S)-S-oxide reductase MsrA, which yields MMKIKYILLTIAFAMVMQNAVYAQAKKPATEKATFGMGCFWCSEAVFQRLKGVTKVQSGYAGGAVKNPSYEDVCTGNTGHAEVIQVTFQPDVISYKDLLEIFWKMHDPTTLNRQGADEGTQYRSVIFYHTPQQKQLADAYKVELNKQKVYPNPIVTAIEPYKNFYVAENYHQNYFNLNGSQPYCRMVIQPKVDKLEKVFKQKLKQ from the coding sequence ATGATGAAGATAAAATATATTTTATTAACCATAGCATTTGCCATGGTTATGCAAAATGCTGTTTACGCGCAAGCCAAAAAACCTGCAACCGAAAAGGCCACATTTGGCATGGGGTGCTTTTGGTGCTCTGAAGCTGTTTTTCAGCGTTTAAAAGGGGTGACCAAGGTGCAATCGGGTTATGCAGGCGGGGCGGTTAAAAATCCAAGTTATGAGGATGTTTGTACCGGCAACACCGGCCATGCCGAGGTTATACAGGTAACATTTCAGCCTGATGTGATTTCTTATAAAGATCTACTCGAAATTTTTTGGAAAATGCACGACCCTACTACCCTTAACAGGCAGGGTGCCGACGAGGGTACGCAATACCGTTCAGTAATATTTTATCACACTCCGCAGCAAAAGCAACTGGCCGACGCATATAAGGTTGAATTGAACAAACAAAAGGTATATCCTAACCCTATAGTTACCGCTATTGAGCCATATAAAAACTTTTACGTGGCCGAAAACTATCATCAAAACTACTTTAATCTTAATGGTAGCCAGCCCTATTGCCGCATGGTTATACAGCCAAAAGTTGATAAACTGGAAAAGGTATTTAAGCAAAAATTAAAACAATAA
- a CDS encoding GAF domain-containing protein, translating into MSNETERIDAVNRFKTLDAGINNDLNDLVNLIASICNVPVALVSLIDDDMQWFKAAIGTGGLTCNERDLSFCQETIQQSDVLVVKDATQDSRFAKLPIVAGPPNIKFYAGAPLITFDGHAVGTLCVLDVKPMELTPMQVNAIKVLSKQVLTLIELNWSMQSLVEQSFTAQKQSRVIEDSELKLKAVFESSKDIHLLIGRKMEVLAFNKAAQTYVKDHYQKDIRIGSHLLNISNQAFTDELSEHISKALNGEVVNVEWLIAPESPTSCWLSVRFEPVSNDNGAVTSVAINATDITTQKLHTEQIELQNAALQRIATIQSHELRKPVASLLGLIDLVKMDDSLNYAHSPYFSHIEASVKELDAKIRGIVHESESTVEQTTQIIPELKGAC; encoded by the coding sequence ATGAGTAACGAAACCGAGCGGATTGATGCTGTTAACCGTTTTAAAACATTAGATGCAGGTATTAATAACGACCTGAACGACCTCGTTAACTTAATTGCTTCTATATGTAATGTGCCCGTAGCGCTCGTTAGTCTTATTGATGATGACATGCAGTGGTTTAAGGCTGCTATTGGTACCGGTGGCCTTACCTGTAACGAACGCGATTTGTCATTTTGCCAGGAAACTATTCAACAAAGCGATGTTTTGGTAGTGAAGGACGCTACACAAGATTCCCGCTTTGCCAAATTACCTATTGTTGCCGGCCCGCCCAATATTAAGTTTTATGCAGGTGCGCCCTTGATTACTTTTGACGGCCATGCCGTAGGTACCTTGTGCGTTTTAGATGTAAAGCCTATGGAGCTTACACCCATGCAGGTGAATGCTATTAAAGTACTTAGTAAACAAGTTTTGACCCTAATTGAACTTAATTGGAGCATGCAAAGCCTGGTGGAGCAAAGTTTTACTGCGCAGAAGCAGAGTCGTGTTATTGAAGATTCGGAACTTAAACTGAAGGCTGTTTTTGAGAGTTCGAAAGATATACACCTGCTTATAGGCCGTAAAATGGAGGTGCTTGCTTTTAATAAGGCTGCCCAAACGTATGTTAAAGACCATTATCAAAAAGATATAAGAATAGGCTCACACCTGCTGAATATTTCTAACCAAGCCTTTACAGATGAATTATCTGAACATATTAGTAAAGCATTGAATGGCGAAGTGGTTAATGTAGAATGGCTCATTGCGCCCGAATCGCCCACCTCATGCTGGCTTTCGGTAAGGTTTGAACCGGTTAGTAATGACAATGGTGCAGTTACAAGCGTGGCCATAAATGCTACCGACATTACTACCCAAAAACTCCATACTGAGCAAATAGAATTACAAAACGCCGCATTACAGCGTATTGCCACCATACAATCGCACGAGCTGCGAAAACCGGTGGCCTCGTTGCTGGGATTGATAGATTTGGTTAAAATGGATGATTCCTTAAACTATGCACACAGCCCGTATTTTTCGCATATAGAAGCATCGGTAAAGGAGTTGGATGCCAAAATTAGAGGCATTGTACACGAATCTGAATCAACGGTTGAACAAACCACTCAAATAATTCCTGAGCTTAAAGGTGCTTGCTGA